From the Capnocytophaga sp. oral taxon 878 genome, the window TTAGGCTTATTAGTGACCAAGGTATTATTAACCGGATGGGCTTTAATAATGAGGGAGTAGAAGCAGCTGTAAAACGACTTAAAAAGAATAAAAATGTGCTTATAGGAGGCAATATAGGTAAAAATAAAATTACCCCTAATGAGGAAGCTGTAAATGACTATCTTTATTGTTTTGAAGAGCTTTTTGATTATGTTCACTACTTTGTAGTAAATGTGAGTTCGCCTAATACCCCTAACTTACGTACATTGCAAGAGAAAGAGCCTTTGAAACAACTGCTGAGCACTCTGCAGCAAAGGAACTCGGAAAAGGCTACTTCTAAACCTATACTATTGAAAATAGCTCCAGACCTAACTGATGAACAGCTTTTGGATATTATAGAAATAGTAAAAGAAACTCATATAGCAGGTGTAATAGCAACTAATACTACTATTGGTAGAGAGGGATTAACTTCTGCAAATAAGAAAGAAACAGGAGGGCTTAGCGGGAAGCCTCTTACTAAACGAGCTACTGAGGTAATTAGATTTTTAGCAGAGAAGAGTAATCACGCCTTCCCAATTATAGGTGTGGGTGGTATCTTTAGTGAAGAGGATGCGCTTGAAAAATTGGAGGCAGGTGCCTCATTAATACAGTTATATACTGGCTTTATATACGAAGGAGCTGGACTTGTAAAACGTATTAATAAACGACTTATTAAAGAATAATAGTAAAGAGTTACAGATAACTTAATAGGCAATATCAAAGTACCTACTTTGATATTGCCTATTTTTTTGTGGCTACTAATAACGTTTTAGTTATTATAGCTTACCATAGCTTCATAGAAATCGGCTTGATCAATGCCTATGTTTTGGCATACCCACATAGCAGCTTCAATATAACTAAGCTGTGCAGGAGAGGTTTGCCCTAAACGTAATTCGCCTTCGGGGGTGAGTAGGTAGGTTTCTTCATTATGTATTTCGTAGGCAGGAGTGCGATACTCTATTTTACGAATATGTGCCTTATCGGAAGTAACAAGCTCATTTAGCGCTTTATCTTCTTCATTGTAAATGAGAATACCTCCTTTAGTAATTCCGCTTATAAAATGGTCATAAACTTCTTTATTTTCTTCTGTTATATCAGTGATGAGAGCAACGGTAGGGTGTAGGGTGGCACTATCGGTGTTGCCTTCTAACAATACAAATTCACTATCAATGAAATGTGCTTGCTTGCCGTTGATAGGACTATCAAAGTAATAACTAAGGGGCTGATTATAGAATTGCATAGTGTGCAGCACCCGTGCTAATACTTCTTTTCGGCCTTCATTACCCGTAATAACTACACGAGTTTTGTGCTTAAAGTATTCGTAAAGAAAGGCTGTAGGTGATAGTAACTGCAGACCTAACTGTTGTGCTTGTAGCAAATCGGGGTGGGAAGGAGAAAGATGAGGATCGGCAACTACATAATCAATAGCAGTGCTTAGCTGCTGGGGAAGGGTAGTAATGGGCGCAAGAGCGTGTAACTCGGTCATTAACGGGCGTAGATGTGTGCTGGGGGCTACTATGAAATGAATGTTCACAATAATAGATATTTAATGATTAACGTTTGATTTTGAATATTAAAGACTCTAATGGGGCTATATCGACCCGCATAGTGCCTTTGCCTTGCTTGATGTGCAAGGTGGTAGTTTTACTGCCGTAAAGAGTATCGGTGAGGGTGTAAACTCCATCATTTAAGAACCAGCTACCTAATAAATAGGGAGGGAGTTGTAGCTCAAAACCGAAGGACTGTTGGGGACTGAAATTGCTGACAATTACCCACTGATTGTGTTCATCGCCTCGAGCGAAGCTGTATACCCTATCATTGTAATACTCGGTGTGCTGGCGGTTATGGAGATGCAAATCGGTATAAGAGCCATTGACTTCTAGATTGAGCAGACGCTGGTAGAAATCACGTAAGGAGAGTTCATTCTCGGATAACTGTCCGCCATCGAAGCCCTTATTATTGAGCCATCGTTGGTGGGCAGGGACACCTATGTAATCAAAAATAGAGGTGCGTGATGGGCTGCCAAAGCCTGCAGCTTCGGCGCCTTTTTCGCCTACTTCTTGACCGAAATACAGCATTATAGGTGACTGGCTGATAAGGGTAGAGATTACCATTGCAGGCTTGGCTTTTTCGGCACAGCCAGCAAATTCGGGCGAGGCAATACGCTGTTCATCATGGTTTTCTAGAAAGTGCAGCATACGGTGTGAAATATCGGCAAGGCTGCGCTGTATGGCTGCAATGGCATCGGTGCTATGCTGGTGGGCTACAATGTTACGAAGGGTGTCATAAAGTTGTACCTTATCATACAGGTAATCCATTTTACCTAAATGTAGGTAAGGGCGGTACTCATTGGGGTTGTAGACTTCGGCCAGAAGGAAAGCGTTGGGGTTGTGGTGCTTTATGGCTGAATTGAGGTAACTCCAAAACTCCACTGGAACCATTTCGGCCATATCATAACGGAAGCCATCGACGCCCTTATCGAGCCAATAAAGGGCTATTTCTTTGAATTTCAGCCAAGTATCGGGGACGGTTTTGTCTGCCCAAAAGTGGTAGTGAGCTTCGGTATTTTCGTGCTCAAAGCCAGAGGGCAGGGTAGGGAAATCCTTAGTGCCATCGGGGCGGATGCCATAGTTCAGTTTGACAGTTTCATACCAATCATTACGATCGGGGCGAGAGGCGCGAGTGCCATTGCCGGTCCATTTGGCAGGAAACTCGTAGTATTCGCCATAGATACCTTCGGGAAGCTGGAAAGCCTCGTTGGGATTATAATAAAAGTTATTATTTACGGCATATTGGAGTGTGGTATCATCGTTTTCGCCAAAACCGGTTACGTCCTTAGGTTTGGCGATACTTTCGTAACGGCGTGCTACGTGATTGGGCACTATATCCATAATAACTTTTAGTTGGCATTGGTGTGTACGAGCGATGAGCGCCTCCCACTCCTCTAAACGGAGGGCAGGATTGGTAGCGAGGTCGGGGTTTACGGTGTAGTAATCTTTAATAGCGTAGGGGGAGCCAGCACGGCCTTTGATTACGGCGGGGAAATCATCACTAATGCCGTAACTGGTATAGCTGGTAGTGAGGGCGTGGTGTAGGACACCTGTGAACCAGATGTGAGTAGCCCCGAGTTTTTTTATTTGTAGTAGTGCTTCTTCGGTAAAGTCGGCAAATTTACCTACACCGTTTTCTTCTATTGTTCCCCAAGGTTTGTTGGAGGTGTTGGTATTGCCAAAGAGCCTTGTAAGCACTTGATAAACTACTATTTTATCGTTCATTGAAATTAGCTTAAATAATTTAGGTTGCAAAAGTAAGAAATAATTGGCGAATAGGCAAATGGAGATGAAGGCAAAAAGATGAATTAGAGGACTGAGGAATTAGACAAAATGCAATATTTAGGGAAAAAGGTTGCGAATTATTTAAAGAGTTGTTTTGTGAAAAAATACCTGATAATCAGTTGATTGACGTTTATCCTTCGTTTATAGTTCGTTTATCCTTCGTTATAGGTTCGTTTATCCTATAAGGTTCTTGGGGTGTGAACAGGGGGTGGGTGGGATTGTAGGGTATTTATTTTCAGGTGATTATAGGAATGGGATAGTGAGAGGATAGGAAGAGAGTGAAATTGAAAGATTATCAATAAAAATGGATGTTTGTTGAGAATTTTACAATGGGGTGCTATGGCTAAGGGAGATGAGGGGTGAAAAAAAAATTATTAAAGGTTACTTGCTAATTGAAAATTGTTTTGTACTTTTGCACGCAACTAATTTTTCTCTTTACCAAAATGGATATTCAGAATAAAATAATTACAGAAGGACTTGCTTATGATGATGTGCTTCTAATTCCTAATTACTCGGAGGTTTTACCCAGAGAGGTGAATATTACTTCGCAATTTACACGTAATATTACCCTTAATGTGCCTATTATTTCAGCAGCTATGGATACCGTTACTGAAGCGGCTATGGCTATTGCTATGGCTAGAGAGGGAGGTATAGGAGTGCTGCATAAAAATATGACGATTGAGGAGCAAGCTAAGCAAATACGCAAGGTGAAAAGGGCAGAAAGTGGAATGATTATAGACCCAGTTACCTTGCCGCTGAGTTGCAAAGTGAGCGATGCTAAACGCTGTATGAAGGAAAATGGGATAGGAGGGATTCCTATTGTAGATGATAATGGTATTTTAAAAGGAATTGTTACTAATAGGGACTTGCGTTTTGAACATGATAATAATAGGCCAATAACAGAGGTTATGACCTCTAAAAATCTTGTGATAGCCAATGAAGGTACCTC encodes:
- a CDS encoding alpha-amylase family glycosyl hydrolase, with the translated sequence MNDKIVVYQVLTRLFGNTNTSNKPWGTIEENGVGKFADFTEEALLQIKKLGATHIWFTGVLHHALTTSYTSYGISDDFPAVIKGRAGSPYAIKDYYTVNPDLATNPALRLEEWEALIARTHQCQLKVIMDIVPNHVARRYESIAKPKDVTGFGENDDTTLQYAVNNNFYYNPNEAFQLPEGIYGEYYEFPAKWTGNGTRASRPDRNDWYETVKLNYGIRPDGTKDFPTLPSGFEHENTEAHYHFWADKTVPDTWLKFKEIALYWLDKGVDGFRYDMAEMVPVEFWSYLNSAIKHHNPNAFLLAEVYNPNEYRPYLHLGKMDYLYDKVQLYDTLRNIVAHQHSTDAIAAIQRSLADISHRMLHFLENHDEQRIASPEFAGCAEKAKPAMVISTLISQSPIMLYFGQEVGEKGAEAAGFGSPSRTSIFDYIGVPAHQRWLNNKGFDGGQLSENELSLRDFYQRLLNLEVNGSYTDLHLHNRQHTEYYNDRVYSFARGDEHNQWVIVSNFSPQQSFGFELQLPPYLLGSWFLNDGVYTLTDTLYGSKTTTLHIKQGKGTMRVDIAPLESLIFKIKR
- a CDS encoding quinone-dependent dihydroorotate dehydrogenase, translated to MYKLFIRPLLFRLDPEKAHHFTFSYLKFIHKIPFVPALIRAIYKIEHPSLHRNVFGLHFKNPIGLAAGLDKDAKLYNELSNLGFGFIEIGTITPKSQPGNPKKRLFRLISDQGIINRMGFNNEGVEAAVKRLKKNKNVLIGGNIGKNKITPNEEAVNDYLYCFEELFDYVHYFVVNVSSPNTPNLRTLQEKEPLKQLLSTLQQRNSEKATSKPILLKIAPDLTDEQLLDIIEIVKETHIAGVIATNTTIGREGLTSANKKETGGLSGKPLTKRATEVIRFLAEKSNHAFPIIGVGGIFSEEDALEKLEAGASLIQLYTGFIYEGAGLVKRINKRLIKE
- a CDS encoding Mur ligase, whose product is MNIHFIVAPSTHLRPLMTELHALAPITTLPQQLSTAIDYVVADPHLSPSHPDLLQAQQLGLQLLSPTAFLYEYFKHKTRVVITGNEGRKEVLARVLHTMQFYNQPLSYYFDSPINGKQAHFIDSEFVLLEGNTDSATLHPTVALITDITEENKEVYDHFISGITKGGILIYNEEDKALNELVTSDKAHIRKIEYRTPAYEIHNEETYLLTPEGELRLGQTSPAQLSYIEAAMWVCQNIGIDQADFYEAMVSYNN